The Rhodococcus sp. X156 genome window below encodes:
- a CDS encoding carboxyl transferase domain-containing protein, with protein MAAQVADLRARVAAAALGGSERSRQRHVARGKLLPRQRVDTLLDRGSPFLELSALAAHGMYDDAAPGAGIITGVGRVSGRECVVVANDATVKGGTYYPMTVKKHLRAQEVALHNNLPCLYLVDSGGAFLPHQDEVFPDREHFGRIFFNQATMSARGIAQVAAVLGSCTAGGAYVPAMSDEAVIVRDQGTIFLAGPPLVKAATGEVVTAEDLGGGALHARVSGVVDHLADDDTHALQVVRSIVATLGPREPVPWDVREPEPPRHDPAEIPAVVPADARTPYDVREVIARVVDGSRFHEFKADYGTTLVTGFAHVHGHPVGVVANNGVLFSESALKGAHFVELCDQRKIPLVFLQNITGFMVGREYEAGGIAKHGAKMVTAVACARVPKLTVVIGGSFGAGNYSMCGRAYSPRFLWMWPNARISVMGGDQAAAVLATVRGEPDDAADSTAADSTAADNAAADAAVRAQYEHQGHPYYSTARLWDDGVIDPADTRTVLGLALGAAANAPLEPVRNGVFRM; from the coding sequence ATGGCGGCGCAGGTGGCCGACCTGCGGGCCCGGGTCGCCGCCGCGGCGCTGGGCGGCTCGGAGCGCTCCCGGCAGCGCCACGTGGCGCGCGGCAAGCTGCTCCCGCGCCAACGGGTGGACACCCTGCTCGACCGGGGCAGCCCGTTCCTGGAGCTCTCCGCCCTGGCCGCGCACGGCATGTACGACGACGCGGCGCCCGGCGCCGGGATCATCACCGGCGTCGGCCGGGTGAGCGGGCGCGAGTGCGTGGTGGTGGCCAACGACGCCACCGTCAAGGGCGGCACCTACTACCCGATGACGGTGAAGAAGCACCTGCGCGCCCAGGAGGTGGCGCTGCACAACAACCTGCCGTGCCTGTACCTGGTGGACTCCGGCGGCGCCTTCCTGCCCCACCAGGACGAGGTGTTCCCCGACCGCGAGCACTTCGGGCGGATCTTCTTCAACCAGGCCACCATGAGCGCCCGCGGCATCGCCCAGGTGGCCGCGGTGCTCGGCTCGTGCACCGCCGGTGGCGCCTACGTGCCGGCGATGAGCGACGAGGCGGTGATCGTCCGCGACCAGGGCACCATCTTCCTGGCCGGACCACCTCTGGTGAAGGCGGCCACCGGCGAGGTGGTCACCGCGGAGGACCTCGGTGGCGGGGCGCTGCACGCCCGGGTCTCCGGCGTGGTGGACCACCTGGCCGACGACGACACCCACGCCCTGCAGGTAGTCCGCTCCATCGTGGCCACCCTCGGCCCGCGCGAGCCGGTGCCGTGGGACGTGCGCGAGCCCGAGCCGCCGCGCCACGACCCCGCGGAGATCCCCGCGGTGGTCCCCGCCGACGCCCGCACCCCCTACGACGTGCGCGAGGTGATCGCCCGCGTGGTGGACGGCAGCCGGTTCCACGAGTTCAAGGCGGACTACGGGACCACCCTGGTCACCGGCTTCGCGCACGTGCACGGCCACCCGGTGGGCGTGGTGGCCAACAACGGCGTGCTCTTCAGCGAGTCCGCCCTCAAGGGCGCGCACTTCGTCGAGCTCTGCGACCAGCGCAAGATCCCGCTGGTGTTCCTGCAGAACATCACCGGCTTCATGGTGGGGCGGGAGTACGAGGCGGGCGGCATCGCCAAGCACGGCGCCAAGATGGTCACCGCGGTGGCCTGTGCCCGGGTCCCCAAGCTCACCGTGGTGATCGGCGGGTCGTTCGGCGCCGGCAACTACTCGATGTGCGGGCGGGCGTACTCGCCGCGCTTCCTGTGGATGTGGCCCAACGCCCGCATCTCGGTGATGGGCGGCGACCAGGCCGCGGCGGTGCTGGCCACGGTGCGCGGCGAGCCCGATGACGCAGCCGACAGCACCGCAGCCGACAGCACCGCAGCCGACAACGCCGCCGCCGACGCCGCGGTGCGCGCGCAGTACGAGCACCAGGGCCACCCCTACTACTCCACCGCACGGCTGTGGGACGACGGCGTCATCGATCCCGCCGACACCCGCACCGTGCTCGGCCTCGCCCTGGGAGCCGCGGCCAACGCCCCGCTGGAGCCCGTCCGCAACGGCGTCTTCCGGATGTGA
- a CDS encoding biotin carboxylase N-terminal domain-containing protein gives MFSTVLVANRGEIAVRVIRTLRELGITAVAVCSDADTTARHVREADVAVRLGPAPAHQSYLDGDRVLAAARATGAQAIHPGYGFLAENAAFAQACADAGVVFIGPPPSAIEVMGDKIRAKRAVSAAGVPVVPGRNQPGMSDADLLAAAEEVGYPVLVKPSAGGGGKGMRLVRAAAALPEALVSARREAAASFGDDTLFLERFVTAPRHVEVQVLADTHGGVIHLGERECSLQRRHQKIVEEAPSPLLDAATRARIGEAACETARACGYTGAGTVEFIVSAEAPETFFFLEMNTRLQVEHPVTELVTGIDLVAQQLAVAAGKKLALSQDDVVLTGHAVEARVYAEDPARDFLPTGGTVLLLREPTGAGVRVDSGLRVGTVVGSTYDPMLAKVVAHGPDRATALARLGAALGRTTVLGVPTNLGFLRELLAHPDVRAGRLDTGLVERELATLVHEEVPAAVPIGFALHALAQPPPPDPWAARTGWRIGAPAPLVWQTTAGEVSLLGDQARVDGGEAVTAAAVLDGDELVLTMDGRTERWLCARDGARLWLGRGGSAWPVAELAVDRVRAAAAGDAELRSPMPGAVIAVHVAQGEQVAAGAALLVVEAMKMEHTIRAPHAGTVTTLAVRAGQQVAVEEHLATVEGDPDA, from the coding sequence ATGTTCAGCACCGTCCTGGTGGCCAACCGCGGGGAGATCGCCGTCCGCGTCATCCGCACCCTGCGCGAGCTCGGCATCACCGCGGTGGCCGTGTGCTCCGACGCGGACACCACCGCTCGGCACGTGCGCGAGGCCGACGTCGCCGTCCGGCTCGGGCCCGCCCCCGCGCACCAGAGCTACCTCGACGGCGACCGCGTGCTGGCGGCCGCGCGCGCCACCGGGGCGCAGGCCATCCACCCCGGCTACGGCTTCCTGGCCGAGAACGCCGCCTTCGCCCAGGCGTGCGCGGACGCCGGCGTCGTGTTCATCGGCCCACCCCCGTCGGCCATCGAGGTGATGGGCGACAAGATCCGCGCCAAGCGCGCCGTCAGCGCCGCCGGAGTGCCCGTGGTGCCCGGCCGCAACCAGCCGGGCATGAGCGACGCCGACCTGCTCGCCGCCGCCGAGGAGGTCGGCTATCCGGTGCTGGTGAAGCCCTCCGCCGGCGGGGGCGGCAAGGGCATGCGCCTGGTGCGCGCCGCCGCCGCCCTGCCCGAGGCGCTGGTCAGCGCCCGCCGAGAGGCCGCCGCCAGCTTCGGGGACGACACGCTGTTCCTGGAGCGCTTCGTGACGGCGCCGCGGCACGTGGAGGTGCAGGTGCTGGCCGACACCCACGGCGGTGTCATCCACCTGGGCGAGCGGGAGTGCAGCCTGCAGCGGCGGCACCAGAAGATCGTCGAGGAGGCGCCGTCGCCGCTGCTGGACGCCGCCACCCGGGCCCGCATCGGGGAGGCGGCCTGCGAGACGGCGCGGGCCTGCGGCTACACCGGGGCGGGCACGGTGGAGTTCATCGTCAGCGCCGAGGCGCCCGAGACGTTCTTCTTCCTGGAGATGAACACCCGCCTGCAGGTGGAGCACCCCGTCACCGAGCTGGTCACCGGCATCGACCTGGTGGCCCAGCAGCTGGCCGTGGCCGCGGGGAAGAAGCTGGCCCTGAGCCAGGACGACGTGGTGCTCACCGGACACGCCGTGGAGGCTCGCGTCTACGCCGAGGACCCCGCCCGGGACTTCCTCCCCACCGGCGGCACCGTGCTGCTGCTGCGCGAGCCGACCGGCGCTGGTGTCCGGGTGGACTCCGGGCTGCGCGTGGGGACGGTGGTGGGCAGCACCTACGACCCCATGCTGGCCAAGGTGGTGGCCCACGGCCCGGACCGGGCCACCGCGCTGGCCCGGCTGGGCGCTGCGCTGGGGCGCACCACGGTGCTGGGGGTGCCCACCAACCTCGGCTTCCTCCGGGAGCTGCTGGCCCACCCGGACGTGCGGGCCGGACGGCTGGACACCGGGCTGGTGGAGCGCGAGCTGGCCACCCTGGTGCACGAGGAGGTCCCCGCGGCAGTGCCCATCGGGTTCGCCCTGCACGCGCTGGCCCAGCCGCCACCGCCCGACCCGTGGGCGGCGCGCACGGGGTGGCGGATCGGGGCGCCCGCACCGCTGGTGTGGCAGACCACGGCGGGGGAGGTGTCGCTGCTCGGCGACCAGGCGCGGGTGGACGGCGGCGAGGCGGTGACCGCTGCGGCGGTGCTCGACGGCGACGAGCTGGTGCTCACCATGGACGGGCGCACCGAGCGCTGGCTGTGCGCCCGCGACGGTGCCAGGCTGTGGCTGGGCCGCGGCGGGTCGGCGTGGCCGGTGGCCGAGCTGGCCGTCGACCGGGTCCGCGCCGCCGCAGCCGGGGACGCCGAGCTGCGCAGCCCCATGCCCGGCGCGGTGATCGCGGTGCACGTGGCGCAGGGGGAGCAGGTGGCGGCCGGGGCGGCGCTGCTGGTGGTGGAGGCGATGAAGATGGAGCACACGATCCGCGCTCCGCACGCGGGCACGGTCACCACGCTGGCGGTGCGGGCCGGCCAGCAGGTGGCCGTGGAGGAGCACCTGGCCACGGTGGAGGGGGACCCGGATGCCTGA
- a CDS encoding TetR/AcrR family transcriptional regulator, whose protein sequence is MSTPRRDQLLQVAAGLMAERGFHGVSINDLGAAAGVSGPAVYRHFTSKQAVLGAMLVSVSERLLDNGRRRVEAAATPAAAIAALIAGHVDFALTEPDLIRVQDRDLASTSDDDRARVRRLQRAYTEVWVGQLVLVLPQLDEPVARARVQAVFGLLNSTPYAGKGLDEHRLAELLRGLGSAALLTEVVTSAP, encoded by the coding sequence ATGAGCACCCCCCGCCGCGACCAGCTGCTGCAGGTGGCCGCCGGGCTGATGGCCGAGCGCGGCTTCCACGGGGTGAGCATCAACGACCTCGGCGCTGCCGCAGGGGTCAGCGGTCCGGCCGTCTACCGGCACTTCACCAGCAAGCAGGCGGTGCTCGGCGCGATGCTGGTCAGCGTCAGCGAGCGCCTGCTGGACAACGGCCGCCGGCGGGTCGAGGCCGCAGCCACGCCCGCGGCCGCCATCGCCGCGCTCATCGCCGGGCACGTGGACTTCGCGCTCACCGAGCCCGACCTCATCCGGGTGCAGGATCGCGACCTGGCGTCGACCTCCGACGACGACCGCGCCCGGGTGCGCCGGCTGCAGCGCGCCTACACCGAGGTGTGGGTGGGCCAGCTGGTGCTGGTGCTGCCCCAGCTGGACGAGCCGGTGGCCCGCGCCCGGGTGCAGGCGGTGTTCGGGCTGCTCAACTCCACGCCGTACGCAGGCAAGGGACTGGACGAGCACCGCCTGGCCGAGCTGTTGCGGGGTCTCGGCTCGGCCGCCCTGCTGACCGAGGTCGTAACCTCTGCTCCATGA
- the groL gene encoding chaperonin GroEL (60 kDa chaperone family; promotes refolding of misfolded polypeptides especially under stressful conditions; forms two stacked rings of heptamers to form a barrel-shaped 14mer; ends can be capped by GroES; misfolded proteins enter the barrel where they are refolded when GroES binds): protein MAKMIAFDEEARRGLERGMNVLADAVKVTLGPKGRNVVLEKKWGAPTITNDGVSIAKEIELEDPWEKIGAELVKEVAKKTDDVAGDGTTTATVLAQALVREGLRNVAAGANPMALKKGIEKAVEAVTAKLMETAKEVETKEQIAATAGISAGDPAIGELIAEAMDKVGKEGVITVEESNTFGLELELTEGMRFDKGYISPYFATDTERMESSLDDPYILLMSSKISTVKDLLPLLEKVMQSGKSLAIIAEDVEGEALATLVVNKIRGTFKSVAVKAPGFGDRRKAMLADMAILTGGEVISEEVGLKLETADISLLGRARKVVVTKDETTIVEGAGDPDAIAGRVNQIRAEIENSDSDYDREKLQERLAKLAGGVAVIKAGAATEVELKERKHRIEDAVRNAKAAVEEGIVAGGGVALAQAGTAFDSLKLEGDEATGANIVRVALEAPLKQIAVNAGLEGGVVAEKVRNLQTGHGLNAATGEYVDMLQAGINDPVKVTRSALQNAASIAALFLTTEAVVADKPEKAGAAPAGGGDMGMGGMDF from the coding sequence ATGGCCAAGATGATCGCGTTCGACGAAGAGGCCCGTCGCGGCCTCGAGCGGGGCATGAACGTCCTCGCTGACGCAGTAAAGGTGACGCTCGGCCCGAAGGGTCGCAACGTCGTGCTGGAGAAGAAGTGGGGCGCCCCCACCATCACCAACGACGGTGTCTCCATCGCCAAGGAGATCGAGCTCGAGGACCCCTGGGAGAAGATCGGGGCCGAGCTCGTCAAGGAGGTCGCCAAGAAGACTGACGACGTCGCCGGCGACGGCACCACCACCGCCACCGTCCTGGCCCAGGCCCTGGTTCGCGAGGGCCTGCGCAACGTCGCGGCCGGCGCCAACCCGATGGCCCTGAAGAAGGGCATCGAGAAGGCCGTCGAGGCCGTCACGGCCAAGCTCATGGAGACCGCCAAGGAGGTGGAGACCAAGGAGCAGATCGCTGCCACCGCGGGCATCTCCGCCGGCGACCCCGCCATCGGCGAGCTCATCGCCGAGGCGATGGACAAGGTCGGCAAGGAAGGTGTCATCACCGTCGAGGAGAGCAACACCTTCGGGCTCGAGCTCGAGCTCACCGAGGGCATGCGCTTCGACAAGGGCTACATCTCGCCCTACTTCGCCACCGACACCGAGCGGATGGAGTCGTCCCTGGACGACCCGTACATCCTGCTCATGAGCTCCAAGATCTCCACCGTCAAGGACCTGCTGCCGCTGCTGGAAAAGGTCATGCAGTCGGGCAAGTCCCTGGCGATCATCGCCGAGGACGTCGAGGGCGAGGCCCTGGCGACCCTGGTGGTCAACAAGATCCGTGGCACCTTCAAGTCGGTCGCCGTCAAGGCCCCCGGCTTCGGTGACCGTCGCAAGGCGATGCTGGCCGACATGGCCATCCTCACCGGCGGCGAGGTCATCAGCGAGGAGGTCGGCCTCAAGCTCGAGACCGCCGACATCTCCCTGCTGGGCCGCGCCCGCAAGGTCGTCGTCACCAAGGACGAGACCACCATCGTCGAGGGCGCTGGCGACCCGGACGCGATCGCCGGTCGGGTCAACCAGATCCGCGCCGAGATCGAGAACTCCGACTCCGACTACGACCGCGAGAAGCTGCAGGAGCGCCTGGCCAAGCTGGCCGGTGGTGTCGCGGTGATCAAGGCCGGTGCCGCCACCGAGGTTGAGCTCAAGGAGCGCAAGCACCGCATCGAGGACGCCGTGCGCAACGCCAAGGCGGCCGTCGAGGAGGGCATCGTCGCCGGTGGTGGCGTGGCCCTGGCCCAGGCCGGTACCGCGTTCGACTCCCTCAAGCTCGAGGGTGACGAGGCCACCGGTGCCAACATCGTGCGCGTCGCGCTCGAGGCCCCGCTCAAGCAGATCGCCGTCAACGCCGGCCTCGAGGGTGGCGTCGTCGCGGAGAAGGTCCGCAACCTGCAGACCGGTCACGGCCTGAACGCGGCCACCGGCGAGTACGTCGACATGCTGCAGGCCGGCATCAACGACCCGGTGAAGGTCACCCGCTCTGCCCTGCAGAACGCGGCCTCCATCGCGGCCCTGTTCCTCACCACCGAGGCTGTCGTCGCCGACAAGCCCGAGAAGGCCGGCGCTGCGCCGGCCGGTGGCGGAGACATGGGCATGGGCGGCATGGACTTCTGA
- a CDS encoding Gfo/Idh/MocA family oxidoreductase: MTRTPPRAREIRWGVVGPGRIAENVMHDFALVPGARPVAVGSRSLERAQAFAERHDLERAHGSYAELLADDEVDVVYIATPHPQHHAVALGALRAGKAVLVEKSFTATAEGTAEVIAEAHRRGVFAMEAMWTRFQPAVVRLRDLVEDGAIGEVRSVSAELGVQRRYDPTDRLYDPAQGGGSLLDLGVYPVSFAQMVLGDPDRVSAVGSLFPTGVDAEAGLLLGYDDGRSAALACSLRCALPGDARVYGTKGWIDVLPRFHHPQTIVLHRNHAEPATITLPQRGTGYAHELAEVTRCLQEGRTESDVMPLRDTQAVMDVLEAAADQLGVPLAEDPNVL, translated from the coding sequence GTGACCCGGACGCCCCCCAGAGCCCGCGAGATCCGGTGGGGAGTCGTCGGCCCCGGCCGGATCGCGGAGAACGTCATGCACGACTTCGCCCTGGTCCCCGGCGCGCGGCCGGTGGCGGTGGGCTCCCGCTCCCTGGAGCGGGCCCAGGCCTTCGCCGAGCGCCACGACCTGGAGCGCGCACACGGCTCCTACGCCGAGCTGCTGGCCGACGACGAGGTGGACGTGGTCTACATCGCCACCCCGCACCCGCAGCACCACGCCGTGGCCCTCGGGGCCCTGCGGGCGGGCAAGGCGGTGCTGGTGGAGAAGTCGTTCACCGCCACCGCCGAGGGCACGGCCGAGGTGATCGCCGAGGCGCACCGCCGCGGGGTGTTCGCCATGGAGGCGATGTGGACGCGCTTCCAGCCGGCCGTGGTACGGCTGCGCGACCTGGTCGAGGACGGCGCCATCGGTGAGGTCCGCTCGGTGTCGGCCGAGCTGGGCGTGCAGCGCCGCTACGACCCCACCGACCGGCTCTACGACCCGGCGCAGGGTGGCGGGTCGCTGCTGGACCTGGGCGTGTACCCGGTGTCGTTCGCGCAGATGGTGCTGGGCGACCCGGACCGGGTCAGCGCGGTGGGCTCGCTCTTTCCCACCGGCGTGGACGCCGAGGCGGGGCTGCTGCTGGGCTACGACGACGGCCGCAGCGCCGCCCTGGCGTGCTCGCTGCGCTGCGCGCTGCCCGGCGACGCCCGGGTGTACGGCACCAAGGGCTGGATCGACGTGCTGCCGCGCTTCCACCACCCGCAGACCATCGTGCTGCACCGCAACCACGCCGAGCCGGCCACCATCACCCTGCCGCAGCGCGGCACCGGCTACGCCCACGAGCTGGCCGAGGTGACCCGCTGCCTGCAGGAGGGCCGCACCGAGAGCGACGTGATGCCGCTGCGCGACACCCAGGCCGTGATGGACGTGCTCGAGGCCGCCGCCGACCAGCTGGGCGTGCCGCTGGCCGAGGACCCGAACGTCCTCTAG
- a CDS encoding hydroxymethylglutaryl-CoA lyase, with the protein MPEQATAPLAGLPGRVSIYEVGARDGLQNESALVPVAVKADFVRRLLAAGLTAVETTSLVRPEWVPQLADAEELLAELGPTPAGLRMPALVPNRRGLDRALAAGVREIAVFASATETFARKNLNRGLAESLDVFEPVVTAARAAGLAVRGYVSMCFGDPWEGAVDPAQVARVVHALWDMGAQEISLGDTIGVATPGQVVAVLEELPVPREAVAVHFHDTYGQALANTLVALQHGVTTVDSSAGGLGGCPYAKSATGNLATEDLVWQLHGLGIETGVDLAALVATSTWMATQLGRPSPSRVVTALASSATAEEA; encoded by the coding sequence ATGCCTGAGCAGGCAACGGCGCCGCTGGCCGGGCTGCCGGGGCGAGTGAGCATCTACGAGGTGGGTGCCCGCGACGGGCTGCAGAACGAGAGCGCCCTGGTGCCGGTGGCGGTGAAGGCCGACTTCGTGCGCCGGCTGCTCGCCGCCGGGCTGACCGCGGTGGAGACCACCAGCCTGGTGCGCCCGGAGTGGGTGCCGCAGCTGGCCGACGCCGAGGAGCTGCTGGCCGAGCTCGGTCCCACCCCGGCGGGGCTGCGGATGCCGGCGCTGGTGCCCAACCGCCGCGGGCTGGACCGGGCGCTGGCTGCCGGGGTGCGCGAGATCGCCGTGTTCGCCTCGGCCACCGAGACCTTCGCGCGCAAGAACCTCAACCGGGGGCTGGCGGAGTCCCTGGACGTGTTCGAGCCGGTGGTCACCGCGGCGCGCGCGGCCGGCCTGGCCGTGCGCGGCTACGTGTCCATGTGCTTCGGCGACCCCTGGGAGGGCGCCGTCGACCCGGCGCAGGTGGCCCGGGTGGTGCACGCGCTGTGGGACATGGGGGCGCAGGAGATCTCCCTGGGCGACACCATCGGCGTGGCCACCCCGGGGCAGGTGGTGGCGGTGCTGGAGGAGCTGCCGGTGCCGCGCGAGGCCGTCGCCGTGCACTTCCACGACACCTACGGCCAGGCGCTGGCCAACACCCTGGTGGCGCTGCAGCACGGGGTGACCACTGTGGACTCCAGCGCGGGCGGTCTGGGTGGCTGCCCGTACGCCAAGTCCGCCACCGGCAACCTCGCCACCGAGGACCTGGTGTGGCAGCTGCACGGGCTGGGCATCGAGACCGGCGTCGACCTGGCGGCGCTGGTGGCCACCAGCACCTGGATGGCCACCCAGCTGGGCCGACCCAGCCCGTCCCGGGTGGTCACCGCGCTCGCCAGCTCCGCCACCGCCGAGGAGGCCTAG
- a CDS encoding carbonic anhydrase produces the protein MTSSDATAANPTSTTPATEPPTTGRPSTPAEAWAALLAGNKRFVDGAPSHPHQDATRRESLAHNQAPFAMVFGCSDSRLAAEIIFDVGLGDMFVVRTAGHVIDESVLGTLEYGVTPLGIPLLVVLGHDNCGAVTAASNSYNTGEMPVGYIRDLVERIVPSVMSAERKDLTEVDDIVGEHVLQTMHRLPERSTVLNKAVEEGKVAIVGITYRLADGHAGVVDVIGNL, from the coding sequence ATGACTTCCTCGGACGCCACCGCCGCCAACCCCACCTCCACCACCCCGGCCACGGAGCCGCCCACCACTGGCCGCCCGAGCACCCCCGCAGAGGCCTGGGCGGCGCTGCTCGCCGGCAACAAGCGCTTCGTCGACGGAGCGCCCTCGCACCCGCACCAGGACGCCACCCGCCGGGAGTCCCTCGCCCACAACCAGGCTCCGTTCGCCATGGTCTTCGGCTGCAGCGACTCCCGCCTGGCCGCGGAGATCATCTTCGACGTCGGCCTGGGTGACATGTTCGTGGTGCGCACCGCCGGCCACGTCATCGACGAGTCGGTGCTGGGCACCCTGGAGTACGGCGTCACCCCGCTGGGCATCCCGCTGCTGGTGGTGCTCGGCCACGACAACTGCGGCGCGGTCACCGCGGCGTCGAACTCCTACAACACCGGCGAGATGCCGGTGGGCTACATCCGCGACCTGGTGGAGCGCATCGTGCCCTCGGTGATGTCCGCCGAGCGCAAGGACCTCACCGAGGTGGACGACATCGTCGGCGAGCACGTGCTGCAGACCATGCACCGCCTGCCCGAGCGCTCCACCGTGCTCAACAAGGCCGTCGAGGAGGGCAAGGTGGCCATCGTCGGCATCACCTACCGCCTGGCGGACGGCCACGCCGGCGTCGTCGACGTCATCGGCAACCTGTGA